One Lachancea thermotolerans CBS 6340 chromosome F complete sequence DNA window includes the following coding sequences:
- the CBP1 gene encoding Cbp1p (weakly similar to uniprot|P07252 Saccharomyces cerevisiae YJL209W CBP1 Protein required for COB mRNA stability or 5' processing required for translation of COB mRNAs), with amino-acid sequence MIRPLKGLTTQRAAPAYLRVCMLHTERETQLKITTSELNYCILNQKTYSTSQLDRKIKEYWKVSKANSTTNFETPSVQPRIFLTGTDLFKYDNKQNKVSAVYRCFVRWEIIRAQPPLRGKLFANNLIHSSPLSPSDLKNTDIDILPFLIHNCITYEDIPNAIDLFIWYNTKTPGKELHRTLINAMIQCIAESSQIEPHYHLLKFTQLMNFLNEKSIEHTLSEHQALQISNKAMSLDNNPLLTKKVLSYVLDVAYNKSNTVRTAQVEALYSLISSDYKSNNAAGVLLHWTAVRDHYTTISKHDTRILYKIIKLFTKQKAYRQRCAELISSIEPQLYVNNALLLPSIINFASATKSYSLATKIMSNITTYSNFNTQKQILKSRFFLSTLLRLHLTFEDSIGVERILTEIRKEHNSLTSADYQVIVSHLLKSRKPQDLLKALTLSNKIEGLKGIPSITTIINHLTLLKTHEVEKLNLNVGATIHNLLLKAHNNDPAHKTKLWDILASIFVRSLTTYKHNTTPWWTNEIYDKTTKVDFLKLCYETSKNKTPMDITVNPFVSPNPKDTVIKLSATNIIVILRTIAREANHHRRSDVFLWCMNEMTKNGMSEEEIELDWNNMEKHQIRRFKNKTKNGITKNLQKHGLKSFKTLLRKK; translated from the coding sequence ATGATAAGACCATTAAAAGGGCTGACTACTCAGCGAGCAGCACCAGCATACCTCAGGGTGTGTATGCTGCACACGGAACGCGAAACGCAGCTCAAAATCACCACCTCAGAGCTTAACTACTGCATTCTTAATCAAAAAACATACTCAACCTCACAGCTGGACAGGAAAATAAAGGAATACTGGAAAGTTTCGAAAGCCAACAGCACCACTAATTTCGAGACTCCTTCAGTACAACCACGCATCTTTTTAACCGGAACAgatcttttcaaatatGACAATAAACAAAATAAGGTTTCTGCGGTTTATCGTTGTTTCGTTCGATGGGAAATAATACGAGCTCAACCTCCACTTCGGGGAAAACTCTTTGCCAACAACTTGATACACAGTTCTCCTTTGTCACCTTCAGACCTGAAAAATACGGACATCGACATTTTGCCATTTCTTATACACAATTGCATCACCTACGAAGATATACCGAACGCCATTGACCTATTCATATGGTACAATACGAAAACACCAGGAAAAGAACTTCACAGAACATTAATTAACGCAATGATACAATGTATCGCTGAAAGTTCCCAAATCGAACCGCACTACCACTTACTTAAATTCACTCAACTAATGAACTTCCTCAATGAAAAATCTATTGAACATACATTATCGGAACACCAGGCTCTCCAGATATCAAACAAGGCCATGTCTCTAGATAACAACCCACTATTAACGAAAAAGGTCCTAAGTTACGTACTTGACGTCGCATACAACAAGAGTAACACAGTGAGAACCGCGCAAGTAGAAGCATTATACTCATTGATTTCATCAGACTATAAATCAAACAATGCTGCCGGGGTTTTACTGCACTGGACAGCAGTACGCGACCACTACACTacaatttcaaagcatGACACAAGGATACTTTACAAAATAATAAAACTCTTTACAAAACAGAAAGCATATCGCCAAAGGTGCGCAGAATTGATATCATCCATAGAGCCACAATTGTACGTTAACAATGCGTTGCTTTTACCCTCCATAATAAACTTTGCATCGGCAACAAAAAGCTACTCCCTTGCAACAAAAATTATGAGTAACATAACAACTTACTCAAACTTCAATACCCAAAAACAAATCTTGAAGTCGCGGTTCTTTTTATCAACGTTACTCCGACTACACCTGACATTCGAAGACTCAATTGGAGTTGAAAGAATCCTTACCGAAATACGAAAAGAGCACAATAGCCTAACTTCAGCAGACTATCAAGTAATAGTTTCACATTTACTAAAATCGAGAAAACCTCAGGATTTACTTAAAGCATTAACACTATCAAACAAAATTGAGGGCTTAAAAGGGATTCCTTCTATAACCACAATAATAAACCATTTGACGCTACTTAAAACACATGAAGTGGAAAAACTCAATCTAAACGTTGGAGCGACTATACAcaatcttcttttgaaggccCACAACAATGATCCTGCTCACAAAACGAAACTTTGGGATATTTTGGCGTCTATTTTTGTTAGATCCCTGACAACGTACAAACACAACACTACACCTTGGTGGACCAATGAAATTTATGATAAAACCACAAAAgttgacttcttgaaattatGTTATGAAAcctcaaaaaataaaactCCTATGGACATAACAGTCAACCCTTTCGTTTCTCCAAATCCAAAAGATACTGTTATAAAACTCAGTGCCACGAACATAATTGTTATACTGAGAACAATAGCAAGGGAAGCTAACCACCACAGAAGGAGTGACGTTTTTCTATGGTGCATGAATGAAATGACGAAAAATGGAATgagtgaagaagaaattgagcTTGACTGGAACAACATGGAAAAACACCAAATAAGgagattcaaaaataaaactAAAAACGGCATTACTAAAAATCTACAAAAACACGGTCTtaagagcttcaaaacattgcTACGTAAAAAATAG
- the NUC1 gene encoding ribonuclease (similar to uniprot|P08466 Saccharomyces cerevisiae YJL208C NUC1 Major mitochondrial nuclease has RNAse and DNA endo- and exonucleolytic activities has a role in mitochondrial recombination): protein MSFRNVVCGFAGVGLGGGLVASFWGLPFGGNSRAKGNVVDNVSGSVTSGGSEGSLKLSGSDVNPSAFFKYGFPGPVHDLHNREEYVSCYDRRLKLPYWVVEHITPESLANKSGDRKNSFFKEDESIPDRFRAKLRDYFRSGYDRGHMAPAANAKFNQRAMDETFMLTNIAPQVGEGFNRDYWAHFEYFCRQLTQKYGSVRILTGPLFLPKRDPADGKNKVTYEVIGNPPSIAVPTHFYKVIVAESPLRGPGSDNVAVAAFVLPNDKISNETKLTDFEVPLDAVSRSTGLQLLQKLPSEKKKELCKEVDCHITVREFVKALPAPKSVPSLPSPSK from the coding sequence ATGAGCTTCAGGAATGTTGTTTGCGGGTTCGCAGGTGTTGGTTTAGGTGGCGGTTTGGTCGCATCTTTTTGGGGTTTGCCTTTTGGTGGTAATAGTCGTGCAAAGGGTAATGTTGTCGATAATGTCAGCGGCTCCGTTACCAGCGGAGGAAGCGAAGGCTCTCTGAAGCTTAGCGGATCGGATGTTAATCCTAGtgcctttttcaagtacGGGTTTCCGGGTCCTGTTCACGATCTCCATAACAGAGAAGAATATGTGTCGTGCTATGATCGCAGACTTAAGTTGCCGTATTGGGTTGTTGAACATATTACACCTGAATCTCTAGCTAATAAAAGTGGAGATAGAAAAAATTCATTCTTTAAGGAGGATGAAAGTATCCCCGATCGATTCAGAGCTAAACTTAGAGACTATTTCCGTTCTGGATATGATCGTGGCCATATGGCACCAGCTGCGAATGCTAAATTCAACCAGAGGGCAATGGATGAAACCTTCATGCTGACCAACATCGCGCCGCAAGTTGGAGAAGGGTTTAACCGAGACTATTGGGCtcattttgaatatttctGTCGCCAGCTCACACAGAAATATGGTAGCGTAAGGATTTTAACTGGGCCTCTATTCCTTCCGAAAAGGGACCCTGCGGACGGAAAAAATAAAGTTACTTATGAAGTTATAGGAAACCCCCCATCGATTGCTGTTCCTACTCATTTCTATAAAGTCATTGTTGCTGAGAGCCCACTTCGCGGGCCAGGAAGTGATAatgttgctgttgctgcgTTCGTTCTGCCAAATGACAAGATATCAAATGAAACGAAATTGACAGATTTTGAGGTTCCTCTGGACGCGGTTTCGAGAAGTACAGGTCTGCAGTTATTACAAAAGCTGCCTTctgagaagaagaaggaattGTGTAAAGAAGTCGACTGCCATATTACTGTGAGAGAATTTGTCAAAGCTCTCCCCGCTCCCAAATCGGTTCCCTCTTTGCCCTCGCCCTCTAAGTAA